From the Penaeus vannamei isolate JL-2024 chromosome 37, ASM4276789v1, whole genome shotgun sequence genome, the window ACAACTGGAGCAGCCTTCTTTATTTAAACATGTATTTCCTACCTAATGTTTCCTGGAACaaggagacagaaataaaaaaataagattattttGCCTATGTACTAATGTGCCAAAGATTTTCACTCATTTTCAAGCCTCAttctattatgtatgtatgtatatatatatatatatatatatatatatatatatatatatatatatatatgtatatatatatgtatatatatgtataaatatatgtataaatatatgtatatataagtatatatatatatatatatatatatatatatatatatatatatgtatatatatgtataaatatatgtatatatatgtatatgtatatatatatatatatatatatatatatatatatagagagagagagagagagagagagagagagagagagagagagagagagagagagagagagagagaaagagagagagagaaagagagatagatagatagacagacagacagacagacagacagacagacagacagacagacagacagacagacagacagacagatatggatagatatggatagatatggatagatatggatagatagatagatatagatagatagatagatatagatagatagatagatatagatagatatagatagatagatatagatagatagatatagatagatagatatagatagatagatatagatagatagatatagatagatagatatagatagatagatatagatagatagatatagatagatatgaacacaGCACATTTTTAGAAAATTGTGATTGCTTATAACAATACTTTAATACTGTCGGATCATTTAAAAGTATAATAATCAAATTGAACATATTTGCTTAATATATTAGTTACATATGCAAAGGTTACTCAGTTATGAGATCAATTAAGATTGCAAAATAATCTCTTATGTAAGAGTTCCTTGGGACACCATTATTGTAAGAGCTCCAGAAAGGTAAAACGTCTGGAAAATGTTAATCAAGACCAGTGTTACTTTCTACACAGGAAACCATTACCATGAATGCCTTAAAACCGGACTGAACTGAATTTtgattttatgtgattttttttttagaaaaagaaagaaaaagaaaaatcatcaaaTAATTGTCACCCCTTATATTTTTTCCTATCCCCTTCTTTGGTATTTAGTTAAAAACATTGAAACAAGACACATCAACCCAACACATTAGTGCTGGGTGATAAGAGAAGTAACTGCTTACATCTTGAACTCCAGCAGCATCTTCAAGCACAACACAGATGGGTTGTTCTGGGATAAAATTTGGGCAGGCAGCATGATGCAATTTCAGATCTTTGCTGCAGGAATGGAAGATGTGGACTATGATTGGTGAATATCATGTATTACAATGAAAGATAACAAATTTATAAACAAAAAGAACATAATTATTCTATGCAACTGAAACTATGCAGGATATgtcatataacaacaacaaaaaccttcTATCCTTATCTTCATTGGTATAAAGAGAatccccttgttttttttttaacccattgGATGTGGAGTGCATGACTACATGCCCTGTCTACAACAATCTTAGCTTATGACTTGCGTCTACACAAAGACGGCTCCACAGGTGCTTactcaccaaggagtcaattattagTCCTATGTATCTCTTCAGTGTTTGCATGATTTCCAGAAAACATTCTTTTGCTCTATTTTACCTTATAATACCTTATTAACTCAAAAtggtcaataataataaaagtattgatatcaatagcattagaaaaaaataaatcccacaaatgtaaggaaaggggaaatagggtgCAGTCATTAGGGTCAACTAATTGACTCCCAGGTAGCTGAGCACaggtggagccatctgtgtgcaacaTCTTTCACTAAAGACTAGAGTGGACAGCACCCCAGAGACAATGGGTTCATATCAAACATTCAAAGTAAAATCATACACAAATGAAAAAATTAACTGAAGGTACAGAAAATCATATGATtactataaatatgaataaatctaCCTACATCTACGATAAGAGATACATGTAAAATGAAAGTATAATACAATTTATCAGTATGTTAATGCTACAAATACCAACAAATAAATGACAGTAGAATAATGTTTAATGTAAAAACACTATAATACATGCTTTTCAGGGATCTTGTCTACtaagttttaaaaaaataacaactttcaaaacatatgtatatatacatacacagaaatacacacaaacaaacacaaacacacacacacacacacacacacacacacacacacacacacacacacacacacacacacacacacacacacacacacacacacacacacacacacacacacacacacacacacacacacacacacacacacaggtacacatatatacataaatatagatatatttgtctgtttatacacacacacacacacacacacacacagatagattgatataaatatatatacatatataaatattcatatatataaatatatctatacatacatatatataaatatttatatatatgcatatatatacatatataaatctatctatctatatttatatatataagtatatttatgtatatctatatctatatctatctatctatctatctgtatatgtatatgtatatgtatatgtgtatgtgtgtatatatatatatatatatatatatatatatatatatatatataaatgtccatTTTTTGAGTTGGCAAGAAGTGCTAATAAGGAGAGGTACTGGGGGCTTACCCTCTCTGTTTATAGTAGGtaggaaagtttgttttctttctttctttctttctttctcacaataTGTTAGTGTTAATGCACTACAGTCCCATGATCATAGTTGAAACGAACATATTGATGTTTATTTTATAGAGGAGTTTCAATTAAACAtttaatacatgcataaatgcttTGGTATCCaggacaagttgtccatctcatCCTCCTTCGCCGCCGGGAGGACAGGACTGGCACATATCGTAAATGGTCAGTTTGTTAAAATCGTGCCAGGCCCAACCCAaagaatatttgtataaacagacatccatacacagatataaatgcatatctatcggtctatcaaataaatatacaattattCTATCTattcggtagatatgcatgtctagacttgagatatgcatttatttcagtgtatgtgcatgtccgtgtaacgAATGTCAATTAGGTCGGgcttggcacaattttaacaaaccgcccGAATAACCTATGAATGTAAATAATGCTATCTACATaatgaggagatggggggggggggggcaagtagtACTGTAATgcagacgatgatggtgatgaaaacaaCACTGGCGATAATGGTGATCCTGcagatgacaaggataatgattatgataaagataatgatgacagcgaCGAGGGCAGTCACCGAGTCCCCAAAACTAAATGAAGGGAATGATCACTTCATGGCCTATTCATGAAATTTTGTACAACATCTACGAGTCTCGAAATTACTGAGTCAAAGGAACGCGAGACAAGTATTAGTAATCAACCACTTATGCAACTCTTTATTATCTAATAATTActtgataatcaaataaataatgatcatgCATCCTTACCTTGCAACGTTTAACGTCTCTAAAACCCCATATTCTATCTAATCTTTCGTTGAAACTTGACCCTTACCCGTAAAATATCTATAGACATCAATTATAACTGAAATTGAGCTCCAAGTtgtgaaaaaatatcaaaatttcgAAGAATTTTGCCTTCAACAAGTGCCACTCTGCCACATCTTTCTCGCGCGTGACGTCAGAAAGTCGAGGTCGGTTATGACACAAAAATGGCTTTGAAATTCCGCTCTATTTCGTATTCAGATCTCGGCACTGTTGAAAATGGTCGTCTATTTTGTATTCAAGAACAATTTGATGAGTGCCATTTCAGTTTGGTTATTTACcgatattctaataatgatagtattattatttcttttagatTATTAAGGTGgctattattacatatacattttttgtataaTTGCCAAATATGCGATGATTATATATCGTTAGATATACTGATATAGGGAAAGCGAAAGATGGCGACACAGATTGgtcaagaaaatgacaaaaaagtttaaaagataaactgataaacacacacacacacacacacacacacagagagagagagagagagagagagagagagagagagagagaaagagagagagagagagaaagagagataaagagaaagaaagagagagagagagagagagagagagagagagagagagagagagagagagagagagagagagagaggaaaccgaAAGATTTTGAATGACAGTATGCTTTGTTGTTGTTCCCATATCTTTCATTACAAACAACAGTTGAATCTATTTTGTCCAGCAAAATAACTGAtatgaaatgaaagaatgaaagccGATTTTCTTGAATTTGCAGATTATAGGAAACAGCTGATTTCGCGAGAGGTAACACATCTAAGGTATTGCTAAGTTGGTAAACATGTTCGCAACAAGCAAAACATTATTTCAGAAATTGTTATTGCAACATGCATTGATATTccactttttctttgctttggaaCAGAACTGATTACAGAACATTAATCAGGGTCATTTCTACTGTACCAGAAGTTACGGCCTTTTTCTAAAGCTAATAATATCgatacagttattattgttattgatcatgattattattattgattatgatgagtTATTAAGctattaaaaataataagattagtAAAATGGTATAATTTCCCCCGAAAATCAAGCAAAAGCAGAAATACATAGTACTAGTAattggagaaatatatatatatatatatatatatatatatatatatatatatatactgtatatatatgtatatgtatactgtatatatatatatatatatatatatatatatatatatatatatatatatatatatatagtgtatatatatgtatatatatatctatatatatatatctatatatatatatatatatatatatatatatatatatgtgtgtgtgtgtgtgtgtgtgtgtgtgtgtgtgtgtgtgtgtgtgtgtatgtgtgtgtgtatgtatactgtaggtgtatatatatatacatatatatatatatatatatatatatatatatatatacacacacacacacacacacaaacacaaacacacacacacacatatatatatatatatatatatatatatatatatataaatatatatattgagagagagagagagagagagacagagagagagagagagagagagagagagagagagtgacagagagagagagagaaaagagagagagagagagagagagagagagagagagagagaaagagagaaagagagaaagagagagagagagagagagagagagagagagagagagagagagagagagagagagagagagagagagagagagagagagagagatactatatatatatatatatatatatatatatatatatatgtatatatatatatattgtgtatatatatatatacacatatatatgtgtgtgcgtgtgtgtgtgtgtgtgtgtgtgtgtgtgtgtgtgtgtgtgtgtgtgtgtgtgtgtgtgtgtgcgtgtgcgtgtgcgtgtgtgtgtgtgtgtgtgtgtgtgtgtgtgtgtgtgtgtgtgtgtgtgtgtctgtgtgtgcgtgtgtgtatgcgtgtgtgcatacatgtatgtgtttaaataaatgtttatatatgaatattcttatatatctaaatccatatctatacaaataaaaatatgcaCGTATCCATATAATATCGTTATAGGAATGCACTTTCACTGCTGATTCTACTGTTCATTTCGAGGTTTCCATTGCTCAATTTGtcaatttgttgtatttttataattGGAAAATGTTATAACAATCCAAATCGCCATTTCGAgcgaaatacaaatatacatgtttgAATTTCTTAGGCCTAAGATTTATTACATATTccgtaacacaaaaaaaaaagacatcatacATCTTGCTTCTCCTGAATTCAGAGTTTGGGGGACTTTGAGTTGCCACAATGCTCTTCCCTTCGTCTTAAATAGTAAACAAGTATTTTAAGCTATAATTGCTTGTTTAGTAATCTTCAATGAGACTTGTTTGGTTGTTCGGGTCGTTCCTTGTCCATACATATTTTGCactagagggaaagggagagagggagaaggagagggagagggagagggagagggagagggagagggagagggagagggagagggagagggagagggagagggagagggagagggagagggagagagacggagagagagagagagagagagagaggaagagggagagagagagagagagagagagagagagagagagagagagagagagagagagagagagagagagagagagagagagagagagagggggggggggggaggaggaggaggagagagagagagagagagagagagagagagagagagagagagagagagagagagagagagagagagagagagagagagagagagagagagaggggggggggggagagaggaggagagagagagagagagagagagagagagagagagagagagagagagagagagagagagagagagagagagagagagaaagaaagaaagaaagaaagagagagagagagagagagaaatggatacatGAGAATGAAATTCATGTTCTTAAGTGTTACAGTTTTTGAAACATGAATATCGACCTGAGATATGCTTAATAAACAGTTCTCCTCAACTCCATGTGACTCGAGTGTGCATAAACAACCCAACAAGCAATTGGgtaatttgccattcataaatCCCACAAGGATGCCGCGTAAAGACAATGAATCAGGTGAGAAAACCTTACGATTTACATTTACAGTTAATGTAACATGTGATGCGTACGTAATGCTTAAAATaatgtacttttttatttgtaactttaaCGAAAactcttacatatatttttacatgcgcATTTTTGCTTAGAAATAATTTGAAATTGAATGTTGTCATTGATGTTTGGTTATTGTGATTGTGCTAAAGGTGCCAGTTAtaccttttccattttttaaaggaaaataccacagatttcaagcaataatattggtattcagcatcttttatttattattcattattcattttgttatttgttattattttttatatatttttcattgtacatttatcaatattttattttaaaattatttttgttcatttttattttcacttatttttcgttgtccatctttttttctttatttttcattgttcattttaacttattttccattgttcattttttcatgtgttccttgtttatttttcatcttttattgatttttcattgttcatcttttatttctttcattgttcagattttatttattgttcatgtttatttttgaattttgatttattttatttgtttatactacTTTCTTCAATttattgatcattgttattgttatattattattatcagaaatcCGTTTTTTTAATAGGATGCATCTTCCCTTGTACCTAATAtccaaaaaaatctaaaattttTAGGCTGTGGAcagaaaagggataaagaaaatgaaaaaaaacttttgttcaTTCACATTTACTTGAAAAGAACTAAACAAAGAAACCGGAACCCAGAAACAAAAACCTGAAATAGGCTTTACGGGAGGAAAGCCGGACGATAAGGCACGGAGTACAAGAGGCTACGATTCCTCGCCGGTGAACTCCCGGATGAGGTCGTCGACGAGCCGTCGGGTGAAGCGGTCGCAGGTCATCTTCCCCCCGAGGGCCTTGTGCACGAAGAAGGCGTTGGTCGCTGCCACGTACAGGAGGTAGAAGAGCACCTTCTTGTACCAGCTGGTAGCCTCCGGGATGGCCGGGTAGGGCGGGTCGAACGGGTCGTGCTTCCTCGCTCTCTTCATGGCGGGGCGGCTGTCGGAGACCACCTTGGGCGCCTTGAACCCGGGCCAGGACCTGTCATCCACGATTTCGGAATCGTGCACCGTGGAGAGCATGGTGATGTGGCCGTCGTCGCGCCATCTCAGGCACAGCATGCCCGTTGGGGTGCTGCGGGAGACCACTTCGTCGCGGGATTTGAGGTCCGTCGGCAGGTGCTTGCGGTGGGAGCTCACGGTGCCCACGGCGTTGGTCTGCCGATCCTGCAGAAGGCGGAAGAGGGCCGGCGAAGTATACCACTTGTCCGTAAAAAGCTCGTAGCCCTTCCCGAAGAAGCCGGCGGCGGCCATCAGGTCGACAACAACTCTCCCAGGCGCAGGGACGTCGCTCTCCTCCTCGCTTGCGTAAATCCCGAAGGCACTGGTGTACCCCGGGGCTTCGCCGTCGCGCACGCACAGTCTGTACGCCTTCACCCCGAACACCTCGCCGTCGCGCCGGAACCTCCACAGACACTCGTCGACAGTCAGTCTCTGGGGAGGCGTGTACACCGACAAGAACTGCCGACTGAGCACGTCGACCACCGGACGCAGCTTCCACAGGCGATCTTGGGCAGAGTGCGTCTCGCTGTTGTCCACCGCGTGGAGATTCTGCGTCAGGAGAAGGAAGCGTTCCAGCGGCATTGTGGCTTCAAAGACAGGCATTCAGCACAAGGGATCCTGAAAGTAGCTCTCAACGGAGACCGACTTATTCAAGACCATCACGAGCCGGAGTCCGAAGTAGGCGTACAGCTCCTCCCGAGACGTGTCGCGCCAGTTCCTCGAGGCGGACGAAGGTGGGTGTTGGTGGTAGTAtctgatgaaaagaaaaacaaactctaAAATACGCTTTTATTGCGAGATGTACACTACGCAATACCACGTACACAGACGATACTGCggacgagaagaggaaggatacgTACCGGTTGGTCTCCCGGACGAAGTGGTCCATGAGCTCGGGTGTGACGAAGTGGGTATAGATCTGGAAGGGCGTGGACTTTCGGTGCAGGTGAGCGGCGTTGACCCCAGGGTGGGCCGAGAATTCGACCCGCCTGGGGACATTCTCCTCTGCCCGCCACTCGAACGCAGATGGCTCAAGGGCGTCCAGCTCGGTTTCCTCGTCGCTGGCGTCCTCTCTGCCCAAGATGTAGTCCCTTCCTTTCGGGAGATAGACGCAGTCGCTATCGTCACTCGAGTCGTAGTTGGCGGCATCACCAGGCGGGGCAGGAGGAGCGCTGGAAGGACTCGCAAGGTCGTCAGCGCCTTCGGGAGCAGCAGCGGCGAAACCGGAGGCAGAGTGGGACGGGTAGCACTTCGAGGCCATCTTTGGGAAGCAATGGTGAAGGAACGATAAGAATACAGGCTAGACATTGGGTATTTATGTGACATTTGACCTAGTCAGGTCACGGTTGCagcccactctttctccctatcagtcgccctttctctccctccctatctatcgccctttctctccctccctatatatcgctccttctctccctccctgtctatcgccccttctctccctctctatctatcgccccttctctccctacctatctatcactctctccctccctatctatcgccccttctctccctacatgTATcaatatctccctatctatcctacctattctttctctccctatatatattatctctctccctatctttcactctctccctacctatccactctttccctatatatatctcctttctctcctctccttatatatcttatctccctctttctctccctatcactatcttcctctttctctctctcccttcctacctatcccctctctccctatatttcatatctccctctttctctccctatctatcactctccctccctttttatcactctctccctacctattcactctctccctatgtatcttatctccttctttctctcctctccctatctatcattctccctatatatctctttctctccctatttttcactctctccctccctacctatcccctctctccctatatatcttatctccctctttccctccctatctatcactctctccctatatatcttatctccctctttctctccctatcactctatCCCTACCtttctatcaccctctccctacctatcccctctctccctatatatcttatctccctctttccctccctatctatctgacTCTTCATCACACGCCACCCTCTTCAAaccggaaaaaaaacaatgaacagaAGTGCAGCGGaaggccaccccc encodes:
- the LOC138859671 gene encoding piggyBac transposable element-derived protein 4-like — translated: MPLERFLLLTQNLHAVDNSETHSAQDRLWKLRPVVDVLSRQFLSVYTPPQRLTVDECLWRFRRDGEVFGVKAYRLCVRDGEAPGYTSAFGIYASEEESDVPAPGRVVVDLMAAAGFFGKGYELFTDKWYTSPALFRLLQDRQTNAVGTVSSHRKHLPTDLKSRDEVVSRSTPTGMLCLRWRDDGHITMLSTVHDSEIVDDRSWPGFKAPKVVSDSRPAMKRARKHDPFDPPYPAIPEATSWYKKVLFYLLYVAATNAFFVHKALGGKMTCDRFTRRLVDDLIREFTGEES
- the LOC113806682 gene encoding uncharacterized protein, giving the protein MASKCYPSHSASGFAAAAPEGADDLASPSSAPPAPPGDAANYDSSDDSDCVYLPKGRDYILGREDASDEETELDALEPSAFEWRAEENVPRRVEFSAHPGVNAAHLHRKSTPFQIYTHFVTPELMDHFVRETNRYYHQHPPSSASRNWRDTSREELYAYFGLRLVMVLNKSVSVESYFQDPLC